The proteins below come from a single Mya arenaria isolate MELC-2E11 chromosome 6, ASM2691426v1 genomic window:
- the LOC128238457 gene encoding trophoblast glycoprotein-like encodes MAAWKLKQLVKLMFVFTVFKYSHGENTTCKGRFERCICTTKNVECHGESQLHGHNIINLYLDIDDHCETLTITHSNLSELQKNFFGSCHDAPDLVLKDMTYVELSNDNITTVHGKTFHCIPNLQTLIMSNNQWEIDRSDSEIGYFTSMPHLKHLDLSNAFEDGEDGSIFFYKLAHIFYDTDMTELEDLNLSYNEFIVLSRESSNSMCELTSLKLLNLSHNYFMEPSMPNKVDCFQHLERLDLSYNNIKLLSPEFMQEVDLLHQAYDKLQEVKLDNNPYRCDCELIATWEWLNTTRSPVNKNEMLCGRDSYHSSYIGKRILDLKPEDFLCQMIEVHSNTGIRVVTGIIFTVVGVTLVAFIIVNREKLRLCIKRLNKRVPSIRFRSHQGYATVQEVATV; translated from the coding sequence atggcGGCGTGGAAGTTGAAACAGCTTGTGaaactcatgtttgtttttactgtgtttaaatattcacaCGGAGAGAATACGACATGTAAAGGTCGATTTGAAAGGTGCATCTGTACGACGAAGAATGTTGAATGCCACGGTGAATCACAGTTACACGGACACAATATAATTAACCTGTACTTGGATATAGATGATCACTGTGAAACTCTAACAATTACTCATTCCAATCTAAGTGAGTTGCAGAAGAATTTCTTTGGATCCTGTCATGACGCCCCTGATTTGGTGCTTAAAGACATGACGTATGTTGAACTGTCAAACGACAACATAACGACAGTCCATGGGAAGACCTTTCACTGTATTCCGAATTTACAAACATTGATTATGAGCAACAACCAGTGGGAAATTGATAGAAGTGACAGCGAAATAGGTTACTTCACTTCAATGCCCCATTTGAAGCATCTGGATTTAAGTAACGCGTTCGAAGATGGTGAAGATggctcaatatttttttacaagcTGGCACATATCTTTTATGATACTGATATGACCGAGTTGGAGGATCTGAATCTTTCATACAATGAGTTCATTGTGCTGTCAAGGGAAAGTTCCAACTCAATGTGTGAGCTTACTTCCCTTAAACTGTTAAATCTGTCGCACAACTATTTCATGGAACCGTCTATGCCGAACAAAGTTGACTGTTTTCAACACTTGGAAAGACTTGACTTATCCTATAACAACATCAAGTTGTTAAGCCCTGAGTTTATGCAAGAAGTTGATCTTCTCCATCAGGCCTATGACAAACTTCAAGAAGTCAAGTTGGACAATAACCCATACCGCTGCGATTGTGAATTGATAGCTACCTGGGAATGGCTAAACACAACTAGAAGTCCAGTGAACAAAAATGAGATGCTTTGTGGCAGAGACAGTTACCATTCCTCGTATATAGGAAAACGCATTTTAGACCTGAAACCCGAAGATTTTCTATGCCAAATGATCGAAGTGCACAGTAACACAGGGATTCGAGTTGTGACGGGCATCATATTTACTGTGGTTGGTGTAACTCTGGTGGCCTTCATTATTGTAAATAGGGAGAAATTAAGACTATGCATTAAACGATTGAACAAACGCGTCCCAAGCATACGGTTCCGCTCCCACCAGGGGTATGCTACAGTGCAAGAAGTAGCAACCGTTTGA